Proteins encoded together in one Desulfosporosinus meridiei DSM 13257 window:
- a CDS encoding FRG domain-containing protein: protein MILTRDYITGNLSEGVITADLSSWEEYADLVTGRLLNTANYIWRGQRSPEWLLESTLDRLLKKYDKMDSLRQLKSFRYGIKGRRELNAEKTQADDDWWASGLHYSLVTPLLEWTTSPFIAAYFAFREKGDGQDRRAIYSFAQRAVIIKNKELKMKNPNANEDDLCVKYLKPLRENNSRLANRSSLFTKSPIGVDLEQWVRGNFGGSKAKIVLVKLTLPNNQRTSILKAIHKMNLHELKFHTDLRKQKNTD, encoded by the coding sequence GTGATATTAACACGTGATTACATAACCGGTAATCTCAGTGAAGGGGTTATTACAGCTGATCTTTCCTCTTGGGAAGAGTATGCTGATTTGGTAACAGGGAGACTATTGAACACAGCTAACTATATCTGGCGGGGCCAGAGATCTCCTGAATGGTTGCTGGAATCAACTTTGGATAGATTGCTGAAAAAGTACGATAAAATGGATAGCTTAAGGCAGCTTAAAAGCTTCAGGTATGGGATCAAGGGCAGGCGGGAATTGAATGCGGAAAAAACCCAAGCGGATGATGACTGGTGGGCCTCAGGTCTGCATTACAGCCTTGTCACACCTCTTTTAGAATGGACAACCTCGCCCTTTATCGCTGCCTATTTTGCTTTTCGTGAGAAGGGTGATGGACAAGATCGAAGGGCTATCTATTCCTTTGCTCAAAGAGCAGTCATTATTAAAAACAAAGAGTTAAAGATGAAGAATCCTAACGCCAATGAAGATGATTTATGCGTTAAATACCTAAAACCTTTGAGGGAAAATAACTCCAGGTTGGCTAACCGGAGCAGTTTGTTTACAAAGTCTCCGATAGGGGTAGACCTTGAGCAGTGGGTAAGGGGAAATTTTGGCGGCAGCAAAGCCAAAATAGTTTTAGTAAAGTTGACGCTGCCTAACAATCAAAGAACCAGCATTTTAAAAGCTATTCACAAAATGAACCTGCATGAACTGAAATTTCATACAGATCTCCGAAAGCAAAAGAACACTGATTAA
- a CDS encoding CGGC domain-containing protein gives MIRVAIFSCPKVTNKMGCSSSDCLDELRNRQGSYTTYDSSENLELIGMINCPGCPAEIDSQRIINQIQYLSKFKVNKIHFTNCMSLYCAFRYNYQVLIEGRFPNIEIVQGKYETVALSCSSKPLASGMM, from the coding sequence ATGATTAGGGTTGCAATTTTTAGTTGCCCAAAAGTAACCAATAAAATGGGATGCTCCAGTTCTGATTGCCTAGATGAACTTAGAAATAGACAAGGATCATATACGACATACGATAGCTCGGAAAACCTTGAGTTGATAGGAATGATCAATTGTCCGGGATGTCCTGCCGAAATTGATTCTCAAAGGATAATTAATCAAATTCAATATCTTTCAAAGTTTAAAGTAAACAAGATTCATTTCACTAATTGCATGAGTTTATATTGCGCTTTCAGATACAACTATCAAGTTCTAATTGAAGGTAGGTTTCCAAATATTGAAATTGTACAGGGTAAGTATGAAACAGTAGCGCTTTCCTGTAGTTCTAAGCCATTAGCCTCTGGTATGATGTAG
- a CDS encoding ABC transporter ATP-binding protein: MLKCISGIFQGQGDILLDGKNLKTLKAQDIANQISYLSQEGCGKPVLSVFEVVLLGKVHSLSLKVKDAEVNSVLKILRQLGIEDLASRNIGELEWIYRKP, from the coding sequence TTGCTCAAATGTATCAGCGGCATTTTTCAAGGGCAAGGGGATATTCTTCTGGATGGAAAAAATCTAAAAACCCTGAAAGCACAGGACATAGCTAATCAGATCAGCTACCTCTCCCAAGAAGGGTGCGGTAAGCCGGTGTTGAGTGTTTTTGAGGTGGTTCTACTGGGGAAAGTTCATTCTCTGTCCCTGAAGGTTAAGGATGCCGAAGTGAATTCTGTGCTGAAAATCCTTAGGCAATTAGGCATAGAAGACTTAGCTTCCAGAAATATTGGCGAGTTGGAATGGATATATCGCAAGCCCTAA